The following DNA comes from Tachypleus tridentatus isolate NWPU-2018 chromosome 9, ASM421037v1, whole genome shotgun sequence.
tattttgaattttcttgtGCAATAGCTCCtactaaaacttaaatataaaggtaaataagctaaaaatagtgattttatttgtgtttaaatggaAAACTATACAATGGACATCAGCACTGTGGCCCTCTGGATACTTAAACCTGACCGTTACAAACTCCCAATTTTAGTCGTGGTGTGTAATATCTTGTTTTAGAAAAATGGTTTCAGCCAACTACCTAATATGTATctcttttaaatttgtttttttcagccaTCTACCTGGTACATCCCTAGAAACCATACCACTTTAATTCTGGTACTAGTATGCACCAGCTGAAATTCACCCCTGCTTTAATTGCACTGCTATCATGACGAAAAAAATTTACAGCTGTAAAAAGCAACACTGTAAAGTTGATTTACctaaataataaaagtacaggGGAAACGATATACCAATATTCTTATATTTGATTATCACAACtacaagttatttacataaactATTTCACACTTAAGAAACACAACATATTTTAcctaaaatgtaataaacaacaacCACCTGGTTTACTAAACTAGTCGAGTCATCTTCACTGCATAAGTGTGTAAACCTAGCTAGAACCATGGAATCTATTAAATGACTCAatctatataatgtttatttaatcagCCAAATCATATTCACAGTGTGTGTAAAACAACAGTTCCAGCTATGAAAACTAACAACTGATGAACTGCATTCAGGCTTACCATATTAGATGAGCCATCTTCACCAAGTGCACAaaacaacacttgtattaaacTACTGAACCTTATTTTCCATATCTAAATGAAACTTTTCCAGGTGCAACAATTATCAGGTCTAGTCTCCCCAACAGAAATACTGAGTGTTACCTGTTTCTAAATATCTGAAGCCATCGGAAGAATTTTTGCAGGAGATCAAAAGCTGTAAAGCTAATCCCAACACATATCGGTCCCTTGACCCAGTTCATACTTAATCCTTTATACAGACCACCAACCACGCCTTCTTCTTTCAGTACGATACTAAGAGTGCTTTTAATAGTTCGATAACTTCGACCCGTTACGACTGCTGTCTGCATCCGCCTGCGAACAATATCTAGTGGATAAGATGAAGTCTGACCCAACAAGCCAGCCAAAGCACCAAACATAAGCCTCTCAGCAGGATTTGGTTCGTTTCTTTGAGTATATTCTgcaataaagataatatttcatttaaatatttaaatttaaggaGAACAAACTCGTACATATATCCAAGTTTcagtacaaataaacaaaacttgtacaGTTAAATAATGTGCTTCAGGAATAAACAAGTATAATAATGATAGGGTATCACATTTGTTTGTTAATCAAATACGATGAAGTAATTTCTAAAGATAGCGTTCTTcaatttttccatttttaattaCGAGATTCTTTATACCACAGCATTTCCTTTCACATCTAAGCCtttcagaaaacaacatttctggTGCTCAGATGTCTGAAAATAAGACATCATGTAATGAGTTACTGGGAAAAACAATTAAAGTTGAGAATACAGAATccaaatgagaaacaaaaaaaaaatatctgtagCAACTGATAACTGCTTACATATTATAAGGATTATTGTTGATTTTACTTGCATGTTACGTACATTTTGTTTCAGTGAAGGTTACAAACAAAAGtcagttttaaaaaagaaaatactaaatatttctcAATGAAACTGTATAAACAGAATGATCCAAAGAAATTATGGATGCTGTCACtattaattaaaacactttttcGAGGCTTTGCTAAGAGGatctcaaaaacaaacagtagtgaAATATGACCAGAAAAATCAACCAGTGTGAAGTTAACAAAAAGTCCCACCTTTAACAATTAAACTGtagaaaaaaaatcttcagtGATAAACTATATTGACGTAGCTTTTTCTTATATCTAAGTGCATGTTTTAAAGAACTAATACTTAAACACTgaaagccctcatgtagctttgagtgaaattcaaaaacaaaacaataaacactgaattaACAAAAGTCATTCTTCCAACACAATACAACTATTAAAATGAACACAGCCAACTACCACTAGAAACAGCATGTAAAACTGTACTTAAATATAAAGGATTTTTTGTATCCATTGCTTGGTTGAATGAAACACCTTTGTTTCCTTATCATTAATATAGATGAGCTACTAACGATGCTAAAAACATTGCTTAGATAATCATGTTGTTGGAACCATTATTCAATCTGAGAAAAGAGCAATTATACTTCAAAGTGTGACTTACAGCCCTAGAACCTAGCTAAAaaaaaacctctaattatctttTGTAATGAAAGAaccaataaagaaaacaacaaactttaaaattacaccacataaattaaaaaaatatataataagctGATTCTTTTTCTTTGATTACacaaactgtatattaatttaagtTTAGAGGAACGTGCAAAATGATGTGATGTATATAACACCCCAAATATGGTCATAAACTGGCACCCGGTTGCAGCATCACTGAGTCGTAGCATTCAAACACGGGCCTAGCCTAAAATCAGGTGTGCAATCATGTCGTTTTTTTGTTAAACATCCACGCTTATGAAAACTGAGTTTTAAATACTGAATAACAGCAATTATTTCTCATATTTGAttcttgtaatgtttttttttttgttgttgttgttcttatagTAAGTCTTAAAGAAATCTATAAACCTGTCAAGTCctaacaaaaaaatttttttagatCCAATGGCCATGTTAAACACCAGAGAAACTATCTGCAACAACTGCCCATTCTAAAAGAGgcttaaacaatttaaattacttatatGTTAAAACACTTTCTTCGAGTTGCAAACAGTTCTAAGCTAAAAATCCATTGAAAATCTAGTTAGCTACATCTTGTGCAGTGAAATCAAACATAATACATCACGTGAGCACAGCTAACAATGACcataaaacaaaatagttcaaGAACTTACCATAATGTAACCTTTTCAGTGTCTCATAGGTAAAAAAGCTTGTCCCTGAGTAAGGGATTACCCCTAATACAGTAGGTGAAAAACCCCTATACAATGTAAAAGCTCCTTCTTCtttccaaatttttaaaaatacatgagCAAGAGTCGTATACCTATatcaacatacacacacacaaaagttttGAATAAGTATTTTATGCCACTAGATATTAGAAGAAAATTTCAAAAGACAATACATCTATAAAGGTCCTGTATGAAACAAGAGAAACTTTAGTAAGCAGTACATATATACTAAAGTGGCCCTTATTCACGAGGGTAAAAAACTACAGTGTTCGTTTCTTTTCGGGCATCTTATACTTTTAAGAGAAATTACGTAAATTAAAGTAGACAGTTTTATGGCAATCAAAGCGTGTTGAAATGTTGCTACTGGCCCTCGAAGTTTCTTCCTCTATGATGCTGTGCTGTGCAGTGTGGATCACACATACAATGAGCTACCCAAACAAACAGAAATCTGAAGACATAATGCAATCCTCTCTGAAAACTTTTAGAGAATGAAAGGCAAAACGAACCTAGTGCAGAAACATAGATAATCAGTTGCTTGGAACTGTCCCATTTTACAGAATGCAGCAACATTTGCTTCTACAGCTCTCACAGCAATGCTTTCCTTTGCATTAGGGAACTTCCTCCTCTTCTCCTTTATCACCAAAAGATGGCACTGCAGTTCTTGAGAGCTTGGTTTCCACAACACATCATTATTAAAGAATATGAGAGAGATAAGTTTCTCAGCCAAATACAAAAGATGGTGTATGAACTACTTGAGTATTGTGTTGACCACCTGTGGATCTCAAATTTTATAAGCTTGTATGAGTTGTAGGTCATTCCTTTGTGTGTCAGCAATGGAGCTCAGTACCATGCTTTGATGTAAGTGGTGGATATGAATATGTACATTCTTTGAATTGCTCCCTTCTTTGTGATCATGGGGCTAAACAGGCTCTGGAACATGAAGTCTTTGAGTGCAGGTGGCTTTTCTGATTCACCTGTCATGATGCATTGCTCCGAGAGCCATCAACTTAACTCTTTAAAATGGGCAACCCTCCTAGGAAGAATGATACCAATTTCAAAAGTTCTCTGTAGCCAATTCTGGATTGCCAAATCCAAAATGACTTCAACAACTACAATAATTTCTCCATCAGAGATGTCCAAGGCAGAGAAAGCTGTATTGGCAACATACATCATAATCTGGGACACTTCCTTGTCCAAGAATCCAAAATGACTGTAACAACTACAAAAATTTCTCCATCAGAGATGTCCAAGGCTGTATTGTCAACATACATCATAATCTGGGACACTTCCTTGTCTAAAAATCCTCACTTCTCTCAAAAGCACTTGTGGAGCAAGATGACTGACATAACTGATGTTCCCATAGAAGTTAAAAAGACTGCCTTGAGCATGATGTCAAAGATGTGAAAGCAAGCTCAACTTAACTATTCTTCTCAAAGCAACACAGAACCTATTTGTCTTCTCAGTGTTTAAGGCAGTGACGTTAAAGCATGTGGCTCAGACTCCTTCAGGATTAGATTACCTTCTCCATTGCATCGCAAAAAACTTGGCAGCATGCTCTAAGTTTGAATCTATTTTACTCAAAATGTGTTCAGAGTAGTTCCTCATCATTTCTCTGAAATCAAGATGCCCCAATAAAAACTCAAAAGTTCAAAAATAAGGGTCATTCtaatagatattaataaaacaatgctttaaaatattcattgaataatttttaaatttactttaaactcTTGGTCTTTCTagtgttttcattaaaataatgcaGAAAATACAAGATAAACATCATTTATATCTACACAAAATAGCAGATATAACAGGAAGAAATGATCAAATATTCTTTTAACCACAATCTATCACACTATTTTGTAATCAAAcacttatattaaaacaattttgttctAATAACAGTGTCACATATTTATCCTTAGATGAATGAAATGAAATTCCCCTAAAAGATGAAGAGATGTAGTTGCTTTCAAAATGACACAACAGACATACACTTCTCATGTTAAAATTCAGTCTATTAGTACTATTTACATGtatgaaataactatttgtagATTTAGTAATGACTGaacatattcaaaaatatttaagtagttcctaataaaatactaaaatagtaAGCATAAACCTCTGACATTCAATATTatgtgggaaaaaaaaacattaaaattttacactGAAATTTAGGCTTTAACAGAATTGGAACTTTTCATTCacagctttaacaaaaataaacatttttaatacatttttttatatatttattcttgtttctcTTTCTACAGTTAACCAGTAAGAAGCTACATTGTTACAGCTTCATTATAGAAGCAAAGACTGTGTAAGGATTTTAAGTTCTTTGACCAACCTGCATCAAATATTTGGAAAGTGGTCAACAATACTAAATGCATATTgtacactattttttttatagtataCTATTTCATACTAAAATAATCATTTCTATAACAACAAACAGCcctcctaaaaaaaaaaactgaaaaaataaaatattttcttatataccTACTGGAAAAATTTATCTGAGATGAGTACACATTATTACACTTAATACTTGTTAAAAACTaggtttattttctaattttgctCTAAGCAGATAGCTTGCTCTGGTTGGAAGTCAATAACAGAATATGTTATCCTATAATAACATCCAAACGTTACAATACACACTTACTGAATAAACATTAACAGGTCTAAAATTAACCATAAGTGTATTTACTTGTCTTTGTGAGTAACAGCCATTCTAGCTCGAGCCAAGTCCAGTGGATACGTACAAGTGCTTGAGGTAACACCAGCCAATGAACCGGCTATGAAAGACCTCCCTGGGTAGGATTTCCTATAACCATCTTATCAGTTATAATTTCAgagtatttcaataaaacaaaatccgATTCATTATTAAACTACGTTACACAGCACAAAGAGAATTAGTCTTATGATAaccaagcaaaaaaaaaaactaccattaataattatcaaattcttGACATATATTGTTGAAGCTATCATGTTTGTGCTTTTAGTTACAGTATAAAACATGTACCAACTTGCAGCTTTCAACATAGATCaagtttaacaaaaattatatatgtatttgtagaACAATTAAGCATAGTACAGTTTCTAAATACATGCTGACTACTATAAAAGTATAACATTTTCTTCAGGTTTACTTGCAAAtcttttgtttactatttttatcAGATGTTTTAGCTGCAGAACTTACTGGAAAAGCTctacaaattaattaattgtatttcttCATgcaaaaataactgaaacatgttCACTAATATCCTTCTAAATGAAACTGTAATGCTGTACCACAGTGTCAGAAAAactgaaaagtattttgataaatatacaCGTCTCTCATTAAAAaactatattacaaaaatacacttcTTTATGAAGCTATTTTTAACCAGCTAGTTAGATTTCGAAATTGTTCTCTAATTTTGCAATCTATTGATATGTTATATcacagaacagctggtatgggtattaccacttttactgataagcagagaacaatgtttcaacctttctaggtcatcaagaactattaatatattgttatactgGAACCTAAATAGATTGTTTTTAATCTAAAATGCTTACCTTTGTGCAACAATATAACATCTGTTGTAGaccatttaaaatgtatatatgattaattcatttaatatcttttacaatgtgaatttttttttcttctgacatTCTGCATCATTAGTTTTCATCACTTCAATTGTGGAATAATATAGAGATAGTTTCTTAACAAAATTCTAAGTTTACTTACTTCTGGGCAATAGTTTCAACTTGTAGAACTTGCTTCCACTGCTCATGAGCAGCATACTGTATGGAAGCATATGGTACGACTCTGGCCATTGTAGCAGAGTTCCCTCGCCACCAGCTCAGGATACCAGCTGACCTGTAGCTTTTAATAAGGAACTGAAAAGCTTCTCGAAATGTGAACTTCTTATTCTGGACTGTTAAACACACAAAATGGTTTGTCTAAAAACAGGttcaatttatttgaaaatgttttagctTTCTTCACACTTTTCTGCATCAATCtcattttgcaaaaataaaactttttatacaataatggttttcaattaaacaatattttcgaAATAGGGGCAAAACAAAAGCATCGATACTTAAACAAGGGCACTAACAAGAAGAGAGTTTCTGATAACTTCCATTCTGCATGACATCGAAAGAATTCTATCTTATCTGTTTTATTCTAGTACAAATAGATAAACTGTAgatgaaacacacacacttttttttcttgATTCTGAAATTACACATTTAAGATTATTCACCTTCAAAATTCTGgcaaaaaaaaatgttgacaAATATTTAGATACAATTATACTGAGaaattagataaattattttatggtgGAACTTCCACAACTAATATAGaatattagtattatatattagaGTTTGAAATTATTTGCACACAGCCAGCTAACTTTCAAATAAAGAATTTGTGTGTTGTATGTTGTGGACATATAATATCAAACAGTAACTAGAGGAGCACACAGTAGAGTGTGATGATCAGCCACACAACAACACTGGTCATAATCAACtcttaaacaataagaaaatatgCAAGTCCATCATTCTCAATAAACAGACCATTTTTAGCAGGACAATGAGGAATAACATTCTACATATTTCCACCACATTTCATCAAAATCTCATCATTTTGACAGAACTATGGAGCAAAACTGTGAAGTATCAACTCCAATGTCAACTGATAGGGAGGTTTTTGGATTTTTGTGACCTTGACCTTTGACACACacaccccaaaaaaaaaaacaacttaaatttggttataatattaatttataccaTTTTCACACAAATGTATTTACTCATTTTCAAGAAGCCTTAATGAGAAACACATACATGGGGGGGAGACCTCTGTCCACCTTCAGCAATAAAGATAATTACAAACATTAACGTGTTTCAATTAATATCTGGAGATGAGAGGTAGGAAAATAATATTATGAGAGGTATATAACACTTATCATTTCTTATCACCTAGAAAAATGGCAACAACTAGTctaaaagtaattaaacattttaaagtacaaacaataACTTGCGTGTATTTAGTGaattaaatacattaagtttTCCACCATTAAAAATAACGCACTTAATAAACATTgaagtacaataaaaatacatacaggTACAATTCTTTGAAACTACTACACAAGAATAAATGTACGAAAACAAACAGtgcaaaaattttattaaaaatccataaacattaaaggaaaagaaaaatttaagacAACTACAGGCAAATATTAGATAGCTGTAGAAATTAATAtaagaataatttcttttttcttcaaaacaatTTAAGGTAAGGTTTGTATGCAAAAATTAACTGATAAGAAATGTTTACTTactctgaaaattaatttttgttcgGTCAAGAGGAGCAATAACTGTTTTGGCAATGGCTCCTGCCATAGCTCCAGCTGCTAGAGAGGTAAGGACTCTTTCTTTGTTGGTGAGCTGTGGCAAGTAGAATTAGGTCCCATAATCATTTCTACATGTTAAGGCAAGCACTAATTCAGTTATAAATACTACTTGTGTGGAATTAAGACATTAAAATCAAGTCTTCCCCATACATTTAACCTGAATATTGAATaaggtttactgcttcaacagtttttgttaaaataggtttgtttttctGAGAGACATGTGGTGTCTAGTCTATTTTCATGCAATACCCAAATGggtatttactttttttaaatttgctctcaaattatttaaatcattggTTTTAACTCGTGTCGATCAATGACAAATCAACAAATTATCTGAATTGTTCACCTTGTAAGTTGCACATACAAATGAGTGTAGATATTTAGTTTATGTGTATGCAAGTAAATTTAAGTAAAAGTGCATACAAACATATCAAACTCGGTAATTCTAAATTTCACATACATTTTGTATTCAGAGCTTTTGAATATAACCACTACATGTTACATGCTGGAAATGCATTAAATTCACATAGTAAAAGGACAAAGAAATTAATCCATAAAAATTAGGTACAGGTATTACCTTAAACTtggattatttactttttatatacaaACCGTTTTCTTGTGATGTTCTTCTAATTTCTGTTCAACCAATCCCAAACTTTCCTCTGCATGCTTGATGTCAACGTCCAGTAGTACTTCTGGTGGATGCCGACGAATTATAGTTGAACCTGGAGATTCTTTTAGATTCATTTCAGTACATGGCCTCTGTTACATATGGGTCTATGTACATCATGCTTTTAGGTCTTAGTCAGAACTCTCCACAACATAGTCTGCAAATTAAACAAGCTTATAACACACTGTAGTAACAAtgagattttataaataaataaattaattactgaaACAGTACACTAATTATTAATTGtgcttacattttatttacttgaagtttgtgaatattttgtaacattatttttgcTGGTTACACTTTATGTAAATAATCCTTTAGCTTACATTCATTCATTCgtacaacaaaattattaaatggaACCAATatcttcttttaaaatattttttatccaaTTCACAAGAATGAATGTAAAAAATGGCTTCCATATAGATCGACAATTTCAGTCTTAGTGATGCTTATGCACCAGCTGATTATGCATGCATACGTAAGAGCATACTACAC
Coding sequences within:
- the LOC143224858 gene encoding mitochondrial coenzyme A transporter SLC25A42-like isoform X2, giving the protein MAGAIAKTVIAPLDRTKINFQIQNKKFTFREAFQFLIKSYRSAGILSWWRGNSATMARVVPYASIQYAAHEQWKQVLQVETIAQKKSYPGRSFIAGSLAGVTSSTCTYPLDLARARMAVTHKDKYTTLAHVFLKIWKEEGAFTLYRGFSPTVLGVIPYSGTSFFTYETLKRLHYEYTQRNEPNPAERLMFGALAGLLGQTSSYPLDIVRRRMQTAVVTGRSYRTIKSTLSIVLKEEGVVGGLYKGLSMNWVKGPICVGISFTAFDLLQKFFRWLQIFRNR
- the LOC143224858 gene encoding mitochondrial coenzyme A transporter SLC25A42-like isoform X1; translation: MNLKESPGSTIIRRHPPEVLLDVDIKHAEESLGLVEQKLEEHHKKTLTNKERVLTSLAAGAMAGAIAKTVIAPLDRTKINFQIQNKKFTFREAFQFLIKSYRSAGILSWWRGNSATMARVVPYASIQYAAHEQWKQVLQVETIAQKKSYPGRSFIAGSLAGVTSSTCTYPLDLARARMAVTHKDKYTTLAHVFLKIWKEEGAFTLYRGFSPTVLGVIPYSGTSFFTYETLKRLHYEYTQRNEPNPAERLMFGALAGLLGQTSSYPLDIVRRRMQTAVVTGRSYRTIKSTLSIVLKEEGVVGGLYKGLSMNWVKGPICVGISFTAFDLLQKFFRWLQIFRNR